A DNA window from Microcystis aeruginosa NIES-843 contains the following coding sequences:
- a CDS encoding WD40 repeat domain-containing protein — protein sequence MFNRLVSFKSLEGHEGEVKCLTFSQDGKFLASGDNELTVIVWDWQKNQKFSLQGHEKAGWWDKGVNSVAFSPCQGFLVSGGDDQTVRIWSLETKELISTLTGHQDKVTAVAVHPDGEIIASGSEDKTVKIWSVKTGEILATLQGHSDKVLTVKFSQNGQLLASGGGENDKTVIIWNLGEKSSITLKGHSDWFGGILSVDFGSNNKFLASGSKDKTIKIWDIKRGTEVKTLSEHSDHINSVSVSTNNQLLASGSDDKSLKLWDLKAGKAIISIPHPQKIYSVCFSPDGNYIATACQDKIVRVYGTSELQSLAS from the coding sequence ATGTTTAATCGTTTAGTATCTTTTAAATCCTTAGAAGGCCATGAAGGTGAGGTTAAATGTCTAACTTTTTCCCAAGATGGTAAATTTTTGGCTAGTGGAGATAACGAGTTAACTGTTATTGTTTGGGATTGGCAAAAAAATCAAAAATTTAGTTTACAAGGACATGAAAAAGCCGGTTGGTGGGACAAGGGAGTTAATTCTGTTGCTTTTAGTCCCTGTCAAGGATTTTTGGTTAGTGGAGGAGATGATCAAACCGTAAGAATTTGGTCACTGGAAACTAAAGAATTAATCTCTACCTTAACGGGACACCAAGACAAAGTTACAGCAGTAGCTGTTCATCCCGATGGGGAAATTATTGCTAGTGGCAGTGAAGATAAAACGGTGAAAATATGGTCAGTAAAAACTGGAGAAATTCTGGCCACATTACAAGGTCATAGCGATAAAGTCCTAACAGTTAAATTTAGTCAAAATGGTCAACTTTTAGCCAGTGGTGGCGGCGAAAATGACAAAACGGTAATCATTTGGAATCTGGGAGAAAAGAGCAGTATTACCTTAAAAGGTCATTCCGATTGGTTTGGAGGTATTTTATCGGTAGATTTCGGCAGTAATAACAAATTTTTAGCCAGTGGCAGCAAAGACAAAACTATTAAAATCTGGGATATTAAAAGAGGTACAGAGGTAAAAACTCTCAGCGAACATAGTGATCATATCAATTCAGTTAGTGTTAGTACTAATAATCAACTATTAGCCAGTGGTAGTGATGATAAAAGCTTAAAATTATGGGATTTAAAAGCAGGAAAAGCGATTATTTCTATTCCCCATCCCCAGAAAATCTATTCGGTTTGTTTTAGTCCCGATGGTAATTATATCGCCACGGCCTGCCAAGACAAAATCGTGAGAGTTTATGGCACTTCCGAACTACAATCTTTAGCAAGTTGA
- a CDS encoding DNA-methyltransferase gives MNQLPLFSQSKSVRDFYQPDAEIILYQGDSNNFIKTIPDNSVSLIITSPPYNLGKDYEKKISLDTYLETQTKIMREFSRILQDNGSICWQVGNFVQEGEVYPLDIFYYQLFKQMGFFLRNRIVWHFGHGLHTSKRFSGRYETILWLTKTDKYIFNLDPVRIPAKYPGKRHFKGKNIGKPSGNPLGKNPSDVWEFLAQEWDELLWDIPNVKSNHPEKTIHPCQYPIELVERCVLALTNEGDWVFDPFAGVGTSLIASIMHNRRVMGSEKEAEYVKIAQERIAAYLQGNLKIRPLGKPIHQPTGQEKVAQIPEEWHNNI, from the coding sequence ATGAATCAGTTGCCCTTATTTTCTCAATCAAAATCAGTGCGAGACTTTTATCAACCTGATGCCGAAATAATTCTTTATCAAGGAGATAGCAATAATTTTATCAAGACTATACCAGATAATTCTGTGAGCTTGATTATTACTTCTCCTCCCTACAATTTAGGAAAAGACTACGAAAAAAAAATCTCTTTGGATACTTATCTGGAAACCCAAACCAAAATTATGCGAGAATTCTCTAGAATCTTGCAAGATAATGGCAGTATTTGCTGGCAGGTGGGAAATTTCGTTCAAGAGGGAGAAGTTTATCCTTTAGATATTTTTTATTATCAGCTATTTAAACAAATGGGTTTCTTTTTAAGAAATAGAATTGTCTGGCATTTTGGTCATGGATTACATACTTCTAAAAGATTTTCTGGCAGATATGAAACTATTTTATGGTTGACAAAAACCGATAAATATATCTTTAATCTTGATCCGGTGAGAATCCCCGCTAAATACCCTGGTAAGCGCCATTTTAAAGGTAAAAATATCGGTAAACCCTCTGGTAATCCTTTAGGGAAAAATCCCAGCGATGTTTGGGAGTTTTTAGCACAAGAATGGGATGAGTTACTATGGGATATTCCTAACGTTAAATCTAATCATCCAGAGAAAACTATCCATCCTTGTCAATATCCGATCGAATTAGTAGAAAGATGTGTTTTAGCCTTGACAAATGAGGGGGATTGGGTTTTCGATCCTTTTGCTGGGGTTGGAACTTCTCTGATTGCTAGTATTATGCACAATCGTCGAGTGATGGGGAGTGAAAAAGAAGCAGAATATGTGAAAATTGCCCAAGAAAGAATCGCCGCTTATTTGCAAGGAAATCTCAAAATTCGTCCTTTAGGAAAACCTATTCATCAGCCCACTGGCCAAGAAAAAGTCGCTCAAATTCCCGAAGAATGGCACAATAATATATAG
- a CDS encoding glycosyltransferase family 4 protein — protein MNRNHQLLINLAFLGTKYTGLTTYTKNLIPQLANLNPTLITSNSYPDFNTYPVSANLTQEQGTKGNIKRLIWTETQLYQTYQQLQSSLLFTPIPEAPIYGNCRYIVTVHDLIPLRFPKFSPLTFYNKYYLPQVLKKATHIIAVSHATAADINKFFNIPLDKITVILSGYDADNFRPLNLATRPYFLYLGRYDPHKNLGRLITAFSQIDPEYQLLIVGQFDPRFTPALQQQVEALSISQRVQFLNYVSYEELPQLLNQATALVYPSLWEGFGLPVLEAIACGTPVITSNLSSLPEVTGDAAILINPYSIDEMREAMQQIAKNNQLRLKLKSLSRQRAELFSWEKTGQETATILQSFL, from the coding sequence ATGAATAGGAATCATCAATTATTAATCAATCTCGCTTTTCTCGGTACTAAATATACTGGGTTGACTACCTATACTAAAAATCTCATTCCCCAATTAGCTAACTTAAATCCTACCCTAATCACTTCTAATAGTTACCCAGATTTTAACACCTATCCTGTGTCGGCAAACCTCACCCAAGAGCAGGGAACCAAAGGCAATATTAAGCGCTTAATTTGGACAGAAACCCAACTCTATCAAACCTATCAACAATTGCAGTCTTCCCTGCTATTTACCCCCATTCCCGAAGCACCTATTTATGGAAATTGCCGCTATATTGTCACAGTCCATGATTTAATTCCCCTGCGATTTCCGAAATTTTCTCCCCTAACTTTTTATAATAAATACTATTTACCCCAAGTCCTGAAAAAAGCCACACATATTATCGCTGTTTCCCACGCAACGGCCGCCGATATTAATAAGTTTTTTAACATACCTCTTGACAAAATAACCGTGATTCTTTCTGGATATGATGCTGATAATTTTCGTCCGCTAAATCTGGCGACTCGTCCCTATTTTCTCTATCTTGGTCGTTATGATCCTCATAAAAATCTCGGTCGTTTAATTACTGCTTTTTCCCAAATCGATCCCGAATATCAATTATTAATTGTCGGTCAATTTGACCCCCGTTTTACGCCGGCTCTACAGCAACAGGTAGAAGCATTATCAATCTCTCAACGAGTGCAATTTTTAAACTATGTTTCCTATGAAGAATTGCCGCAACTTTTAAACCAAGCAACTGCTTTAGTTTATCCCTCCCTTTGGGAAGGTTTCGGATTACCTGTACTAGAAGCGATCGCCTGTGGAACTCCTGTAATTACTTCTAATCTTTCCTCTCTCCCGGAAGTCACAGGAGATGCGGCAATTTTAATTAATCCCTATAGTATCGATGAGATGAGAGAGGCAATGCAGCAAATCGCTAAAAATAACCAATTGCGTCTTAAATTAAAATCCCTGAGTCGCCAACGCGCCGAGCTTTTTAGTTGGGAAAAAACCGGTCAAGAAACCGCCACAATTCTGCAAAGTTTTCTCTAA
- a CDS encoding glycosyltransferase family 4 protein encodes MLKILVDGTPIRQNPSGIGLYAYHLIAELAKLQNQENFSLSLCFQPSVKNWLRGNLSIPEKLQSYPEVKCLPIPVSLSNILTRFPNPLITYLENFLDSPDILHGLDHVVYPCRQSRKVMTIHDVTFIKYPEFVTGIVKTYTQRIKQSLQWTDLVIANSASTKRDIIEYLDVTPEKIFVTPLASRYSSLPNYPSSLTITKPYLLFVSTLEPRKNIINLIDAFNYLKDRYKLDHNLILIGKKGWKYQPIFEKISQSPFRDSIQHLDYLADDLVADYYQKADVFVYPSFYEGFGLPVLEAMTLGCPVVTANTASLPEVTGESAILINPDNPLEIAAAIYQVISDTSLRQELITKGKKQAAKFSWQKTAQATIKAYRSLL; translated from the coding sequence ATGCTTAAAATTTTAGTTGATGGTACACCGATAAGACAAAATCCTAGTGGAATTGGATTATATGCTTATCACCTGATTGCCGAATTAGCTAAATTACAAAACCAAGAAAACTTTTCCCTGTCCCTCTGTTTTCAACCATCGGTAAAAAACTGGCTGCGGGGTAATCTTTCTATCCCCGAAAAACTGCAATCCTATCCAGAGGTTAAATGTTTACCAATTCCCGTCAGTCTTAGCAATATCTTAACCCGATTTCCTAATCCTCTAATTACCTATCTAGAAAACTTTCTTGATTCTCCCGATATTCTCCACGGATTGGATCATGTGGTGTATCCTTGTCGTCAGAGTCGCAAAGTTATGACTATTCATGATGTTACTTTTATTAAATATCCTGAGTTTGTCACGGGGATTGTCAAAACCTACACCCAACGCATTAAACAATCTCTACAATGGACAGATTTAGTTATTGCTAACTCCGCAAGTACCAAACGAGATATTATTGAATATTTAGATGTAACCCCAGAGAAAATTTTTGTTACTCCCCTCGCAAGTCGTTATTCTTCTCTCCCCAATTATCCCTCATCTCTAACCATCACTAAACCCTATTTACTCTTTGTTAGTACCCTAGAACCACGAAAAAATATTATTAATCTTATCGATGCTTTTAACTATCTTAAGGACAGGTATAAATTAGACCATAATCTGATTCTGATTGGCAAAAAAGGATGGAAGTATCAACCAATTTTCGAGAAAATATCTCAGTCTCCCTTTCGAGATAGTATTCAACATCTTGATTATCTTGCTGATGACTTAGTTGCGGATTATTATCAAAAAGCCGATGTTTTTGTCTATCCTTCCTTTTATGAAGGTTTTGGATTACCAGTTTTAGAAGCGATGACTTTAGGTTGTCCCGTGGTAACTGCTAATACTGCATCCTTACCCGAAGTCACGGGAGAATCGGCAATATTAATTAATCCCGATAATCCCCTAGAAATTGCTGCGGCAATCTATCAGGTGATTAGTGATACCTCTCTCCGTCAAGAATTAATCACTAAAGGAAAAAAACAAGCGGCAAAGTTCTCTTGGCAAAAAACTGCACAAGCTACCATAAAAGCTTATCGTTCTCTTTTATAA
- a CDS encoding ISAs1 family transposase — protein sequence MLSLIEKLKQVKDFRKDKGKRHPLWIVLVVIILGTMLGYSGYRELGEFAKNNRHRLSQEFNIIPEKVPSYSTIRRVMMGVEWQILLKMFNEWALQEYGQRDDINWLDIDGKSLKNTLKNPNNEQQNFIMFISLFSQESGLVLHLKRIENKKGSEIDEGQAIIEDCTLQNKVFTGDALHCQKKTISLITKSKNDYVITVKGNQKNLYKRIQDLSSSSKPESCFLEQDNSHGRKISRKIEVFKVRKNERQGFENLRRIIKVERRGSRGDKTYEETAYYISSLTESAQVFAKIIRGHWKIENQLHWVKDVIFEEDKSEISDFQAASNWSILTTIGLNLFRGLGFLSITEGQRWLAERWEKLIVLST from the coding sequence ATGTTGAGCTTAATAGAAAAACTGAAACAAGTCAAGGACTTTCGGAAAGATAAAGGAAAAAGACACCCTTTATGGATAGTATTAGTAGTAATAATACTGGGAACAATGCTAGGATACTCAGGTTATAGAGAGCTAGGAGAGTTTGCTAAAAATAATCGGCACAGGCTCAGTCAAGAATTTAACATAATTCCAGAAAAAGTCCCATCCTATTCAACAATTAGAAGGGTAATGATGGGAGTAGAATGGCAGATTTTGTTAAAAATGTTTAATGAATGGGCATTACAAGAATATGGACAAAGAGATGATATAAATTGGCTAGACATAGATGGAAAAAGTCTCAAAAACACCCTAAAGAATCCTAACAATGAACAACAAAATTTTATCATGTTTATCTCATTGTTTAGTCAAGAAAGTGGCTTGGTATTACACTTAAAAAGAATCGAAAACAAAAAAGGGTCTGAAATCGACGAAGGTCAAGCTATAATTGAAGATTGCACTCTCCAAAATAAAGTTTTTACTGGGGATGCTTTACACTGCCAGAAAAAAACAATCAGCCTAATAACCAAGAGTAAAAATGATTATGTTATCACAGTTAAAGGAAATCAGAAAAATCTTTATAAGCGAATACAAGACCTGAGTAGTTCCTCAAAGCCAGAAAGTTGTTTTCTTGAACAAGATAATAGTCATGGACGAAAAATATCAAGAAAAATAGAAGTTTTTAAAGTGAGGAAAAATGAAAGACAAGGGTTTGAAAATCTGCGCCGAATTATTAAAGTAGAAAGAAGGGGTAGTCGCGGGGATAAAACTTATGAAGAAACAGCTTACTATATCAGTAGCCTAACCGAATCCGCCCAAGTATTTGCTAAAATTATTCGAGGACATTGGAAAATAGAAAATCAGTTACATTGGGTAAAAGATGTAATTTTTGAGGAAGATAAAAGCGAGATAAGTGATTTTCAAGCGGCCAGCAATTGGTCAATTCTCACAACTATAGGATTGAATCTTTTCAGAGGTTTGGGTTTTCTCTCAATAACAGAGGGACAGAGGTGGTTAGCTGAACGTTGGGAAAAACTGATAGTTTTATCGACGTAA
- a CDS encoding peroxiredoxin — translation MSRRQLLSFLIAVILAFFAFIPDANALGGPQPPLNQLAPDFTLPTNTGEGNISLSDYRGKWVVLYFYPKDFTPGCTLEARRFQQDLPKYMAKNTQVLGVSADDVDSHAEFCDSEGLKFPLLADTTGDVSKAYGSWMGYVSLRHTYLIDPQGILKEIYLGVNPAIHSAEVLARLEELQASS, via the coding sequence ATGTCTCGTCGTCAACTGTTGAGTTTTTTAATTGCAGTAATTCTGGCATTTTTTGCCTTTATTCCCGATGCTAACGCTTTAGGTGGCCCCCAACCCCCTTTAAATCAACTGGCACCCGATTTTACCCTACCGACTAACACGGGAGAAGGAAATATTTCCCTATCGGACTATCGGGGTAAATGGGTGGTTTTGTATTTTTATCCCAAGGATTTTACCCCCGGCTGTACCCTAGAAGCGCGGCGTTTTCAGCAGGATTTGCCGAAATATATGGCTAAAAATACGCAAGTTTTAGGGGTAAGTGCCGATGATGTCGATTCTCATGCGGAATTTTGTGACTCGGAGGGTTTAAAATTTCCCTTACTGGCAGATACTACCGGAGATGTTAGTAAAGCTTATGGTTCTTGGATGGGTTATGTTTCCCTGCGTCATACCTATCTTATCGATCCGCAAGGGATTTTAAAAGAGATTTATTTAGGGGTAAATCCTGCCATTCACAGTGCCGAAGTTTTAGCACGTTTAGAGGAATTACAGGCGAGTTCTTGA
- a CDS encoding AAA-like domain-containing protein, protein MKPQGWDEFLKHLAREYGVQGKLKEIFLVRFAYENWRKPDEEIWEMAEAASHETYKKQMTKIYSYFSADKDNGCPELELGSKGPGKFQILREWFKDIKYPEWRNQPTPILAEKSVIDSYISRPPVESDCYQEINRPGSLIRIKSPEKTGKTSLLKHLLAQADSWGHSTVYINCQVAEKAMFASLDRFCRWFSANVSRELGLKPQLDEYWDEELFGSLISCQTYFQSYLLEQINGPLFLALDNLDRIFEYPDIARDFLPLLRCWHEEANNLEIWQNLRLAIANSTEIYIQLDANQSPFNVGRAIKLPGFSLEQLENLASSYGLPKNDDNQRFISDLIALVAGHPYLSRLALEARVRGEKNILPNAATQGGIYAAHLRHHWDNLQKQPELLTGMGEVVNSSDKGARLEPITAYKLESMGLIQLKGDLAQPSCQLYQLYFREEQTGSDL, encoded by the coding sequence ATGAAACCACAGGGATGGGACGAGTTTCTTAAACATCTAGCTAGAGAATACGGTGTTCAGGGTAAATTAAAGGAGATTTTTTTAGTTCGTTTTGCCTACGAAAATTGGCGCAAACCGGATGAGGAAATTTGGGAAATGGCCGAGGCCGCCAGCCATGAAACCTATAAAAAACAAATGACTAAAATATATAGCTATTTCTCGGCAGATAAAGATAATGGCTGTCCGGAACTAGAATTAGGTAGTAAAGGGCCGGGTAAGTTCCAAATCCTCCGAGAATGGTTCAAAGATATCAAATATCCTGAATGGAGAAATCAACCCACCCCGATACTAGCAGAAAAATCGGTTATAGATAGTTATATTAGCCGCCCTCCCGTCGAAAGCGACTGTTATCAAGAAATTAATCGTCCGGGGTCACTCATTCGCATTAAATCCCCCGAAAAGACCGGTAAAACTTCTCTGCTTAAACATCTGCTCGCTCAGGCAGATAGTTGGGGACATAGCACAGTTTATATTAATTGTCAAGTGGCAGAAAAGGCGATGTTTGCCAGTTTAGACCGATTTTGTCGCTGGTTTTCGGCAAATGTTAGCCGAGAATTGGGTTTAAAGCCGCAATTAGATGAATATTGGGATGAGGAACTATTTGGCAGTTTAATCAGTTGTCAAACCTATTTTCAGTCCTATCTTTTGGAACAGATTAACGGGCCGCTCTTTTTGGCCCTAGATAATTTAGACAGAATTTTCGAGTATCCCGACATCGCTAGGGATTTTCTGCCGCTTTTGCGCTGTTGGCACGAAGAAGCTAATAATTTAGAAATCTGGCAGAATTTGCGGTTAGCGATTGCTAATTCCACGGAAATCTATATTCAATTGGACGCTAATCAATCTCCCTTTAATGTCGGCCGTGCGATTAAATTACCCGGTTTTAGCCTCGAACAACTGGAAAACTTGGCTAGTAGCTACGGATTGCCTAAAAATGACGATAATCAGCGTTTTATCAGCGATTTAATTGCTCTAGTCGCTGGTCATCCCTATCTTAGCCGTTTGGCCCTGGAAGCGCGGGTGCGTGGGGAAAAAAATATTCTCCCTAATGCTGCTACCCAAGGGGGAATTTATGCGGCACACTTGCGTCATCACTGGGATAATCTGCAAAAACAGCCGGAATTATTGACAGGGATGGGGGAAGTGGTTAATTCTTCCGATAAGGGAGCGCGATTAGAACCGATTACTGCCTATAAACTGGAAAGTATGGGTTTAATTCAGTTAAAAGGCGACCTAGCCCAGCCTAGCTGTCAATTATATCAGCTTTACTTCCGAGAGGAACAAACTGGCAGCGATCTCTAG